A genomic region of Macaca thibetana thibetana isolate TM-01 chromosome 14, ASM2454274v1, whole genome shotgun sequence contains the following coding sequences:
- the SLC35C1 gene encoding GDP-fucose transporter 1 isoform X2, which yields MALTGASDPSTEAEANEEKPFLLRALQIALVVSLYWVTSISMVFLNKYLLDSPSLQLDTPIFVTFYQCLVTTLLCKGLSALAACCPGAVDFPSLRLDLRVARSVLPLSVVFIGMITFNNLCLKYVGVAFYNVGRSLTTVFNVLLSYLLLKQTTSFYALLTCGIIIGGFWLGVDQEEAEGTLSWLGTVFGVLASLCVSLNAIYTKKVLPAVDGSIWRLTFYNNVNACVLFLPLLVLLGELQALRDFAQLGSAHFWGMMTLGGLFGFAIGYVTGLQIKFTSPLTHNVSGTAKACAQTVLAVLYYEEAKSFLWWTSNMMVLGGSSAYTWVRGWEMKKIPEEPSPKEGEKSAMGV from the exons ATGGCGCTGACCGGGGCTTCAGACCCCTCTACAGAGGCAGAGGCCAACGAGGAGAAGCCCTTTCTGCTGCGGGCATTGCAGATTGCGCTGGTGGTCTCCCTCTACTGGGTCACCTCCATCTCCATGGTGTTCCTTAATAAGTACCTGCTGGACAGCCCCTCCCTGCAGCTGGACACCCCCATCTTCGTCACCTTCTACCAGTGCCTGGTGACCACGCTGCTGTGCAAGGGCCTCAGCGCTCTGGCCGCCTGCTGCCCTGGTGCCGTGGACTTCCCCAGCTTGCGCCTGGACCTCAGGGTGGCCCGCAGTGTCCTGCCTCTGTCAGTGGTCTTCATCGGCATGATCACCTTCAATAACCTCTGCCTCAAGTACGTCGGTGTGGCCTTCTACAATGTGGGCCGCTCGCTCACCACCGTCTTCAACGTGCTGCTCTCCTACCTGCTGCTTAAGCAGACCACCTCCTTCTATGCCCTGCTCACCTGCGGCATCATCATCG GGGGCTTCTGGCTTGGTGTGGACCAGGAGGAGGCAGAAGGCACCCTGTCGTGGCTGGGCACTGTCTTTGGCGTGCTGGCCAGCCTCTGTGTCTCGCTCAACGCCATCTACACCAAGAAGGTGCTCCCGGCGGTGGACGGCAGCATCTGGCGCCTGACCTTCTACAACAACGTCAACGCCTGCGTCCTCTTCCTGCCCCTGCTCGTGCTGCTCGGGGAGCTTCAGGCCCTGCGTGACTTTGCCCAGCTGGGCAGTGCCCACTTCTGGGGGATGATGACGCTGGGCGGCCTGTTTGGCTTCGCCATCGGCTATGTGACAGGACTGCAGATCAAGTTCACCAGTCCCCTGACCCACAATGTGTCGGGCACGGCCAAGGCCTGTGCCCAGACGGTGCTGGCCGTGCTCTACTACGAGGAGGCCAAGAGCTTCCTCTGGTGGACAAGCAACATGATGGTGCTGGGCGGCTCCTCTGCCTACACCTGGGTCAGAGGCTGGGAGATGAAGAAGATTCCGGAGGAGCCCAGCCCCAAAGAGGGCGAGAAGAGTGCCATGGGGGTGTGA
- the SLC35C1 gene encoding GDP-fucose transporter 1 isoform X1 encodes MNRAPLKRSRILHMALTGASDPSTEAEANEEKPFLLRALQIALVVSLYWVTSISMVFLNKYLLDSPSLQLDTPIFVTFYQCLVTTLLCKGLSALAACCPGAVDFPSLRLDLRVARSVLPLSVVFIGMITFNNLCLKYVGVAFYNVGRSLTTVFNVLLSYLLLKQTTSFYALLTCGIIIGGFWLGVDQEEAEGTLSWLGTVFGVLASLCVSLNAIYTKKVLPAVDGSIWRLTFYNNVNACVLFLPLLVLLGELQALRDFAQLGSAHFWGMMTLGGLFGFAIGYVTGLQIKFTSPLTHNVSGTAKACAQTVLAVLYYEEAKSFLWWTSNMMVLGGSSAYTWVRGWEMKKIPEEPSPKEGEKSAMGV; translated from the exons ATGAACAGGGCCCCTCTGAAGCGGTCCAGGATCCTGCACATGGCGCTGACCGGGGCTTCAGACCCCTCTACAGAGGCAGAGGCCAACGAGGAGAAGCCCTTTCTGCTGCGGGCATTGCAGATTGCGCTGGTGGTCTCCCTCTACTGGGTCACCTCCATCTCCATGGTGTTCCTTAATAAGTACCTGCTGGACAGCCCCTCCCTGCAGCTGGACACCCCCATCTTCGTCACCTTCTACCAGTGCCTGGTGACCACGCTGCTGTGCAAGGGCCTCAGCGCTCTGGCCGCCTGCTGCCCTGGTGCCGTGGACTTCCCCAGCTTGCGCCTGGACCTCAGGGTGGCCCGCAGTGTCCTGCCTCTGTCAGTGGTCTTCATCGGCATGATCACCTTCAATAACCTCTGCCTCAAGTACGTCGGTGTGGCCTTCTACAATGTGGGCCGCTCGCTCACCACCGTCTTCAACGTGCTGCTCTCCTACCTGCTGCTTAAGCAGACCACCTCCTTCTATGCCCTGCTCACCTGCGGCATCATCATCG GGGGCTTCTGGCTTGGTGTGGACCAGGAGGAGGCAGAAGGCACCCTGTCGTGGCTGGGCACTGTCTTTGGCGTGCTGGCCAGCCTCTGTGTCTCGCTCAACGCCATCTACACCAAGAAGGTGCTCCCGGCGGTGGACGGCAGCATCTGGCGCCTGACCTTCTACAACAACGTCAACGCCTGCGTCCTCTTCCTGCCCCTGCTCGTGCTGCTCGGGGAGCTTCAGGCCCTGCGTGACTTTGCCCAGCTGGGCAGTGCCCACTTCTGGGGGATGATGACGCTGGGCGGCCTGTTTGGCTTCGCCATCGGCTATGTGACAGGACTGCAGATCAAGTTCACCAGTCCCCTGACCCACAATGTGTCGGGCACGGCCAAGGCCTGTGCCCAGACGGTGCTGGCCGTGCTCTACTACGAGGAGGCCAAGAGCTTCCTCTGGTGGACAAGCAACATGATGGTGCTGGGCGGCTCCTCTGCCTACACCTGGGTCAGAGGCTGGGAGATGAAGAAGATTCCGGAGGAGCCCAGCCCCAAAGAGGGCGAGAAGAGTGCCATGGGGGTGTGA